One stretch of Pelmatolapia mariae isolate MD_Pm_ZW linkage group LG3_W, Pm_UMD_F_2, whole genome shotgun sequence DNA includes these proteins:
- the LOC134646992 gene encoding uncharacterized protein LOC134646992 encodes MTRRSFQVWIFLLCAYQLFSRATAENKDQKVIPAESGGNVTLPCRAPDKDIPIIVVEWSRADLEDDYVLSYRDGQFDPEDQHPSFKNRVDLQDRQMKDGDVSLILKDVTINDTGTYECRVVQRRTSRRKRAHLKTPPISIITLSVVDPPGHTGGQTEDGGKEDEGEKDGGKKDGEEDGSVGLKVEASNVVGMELDSLRLVSERQMLSKIKTMLDNTSHPLHDMLATHRSMVSEKSSTERHRKSFLPVAISLYNSSI; translated from the exons ATGACTCGAAGATCATTTCAAGTGTGGATTTTCCTGCTGTGTGCTTATCAACTCTTTTCACGCGCAACAGCTGAAAACAAAG ACCAGAAAGTCATCCCAGCTGAGTCTGGAGGGAATGTCACTCTGCCATGTCGAGCTCCAGATAAGGACATTCCCATCATAGttgtagagtggagcagagctgacctggaaGATGATTATGTCCTTTCCTACCGGGATGGGCAGTTTGATCCTGAggaccagcatccatcttttaagaaccgggtggatctgcaggacagacagatgaaggatggagacgtttctttgattctgaaggatgtgacgattaatgacactggaacataCGAATGTCGTGTTGTTCAGAGAAGAACAAGCCGCAGGAAGAGAGCTCATCTGAAGACTCCCCCCATCAGCATCATCACTCTGAGtgttgttgatcctccag gtcacacAGGAGGACAaacagaggatggagggaaggaggatgAAGGGGAGAAGGATGGAGGGAAGaaggatggagaggaggatggatctgttggactgaaa GTtgaggccagtaatgttgtggggatggagctggactcccttagattggtgtctgagaggcagatgttgtccaagataaagacaatgttggataatacctcccacccactccatgacatgctggctaCTCACAGGAGCATGGTCAGTGAGAAAAGCagcactgaacgacacaggaaatcattcctgcccgtggccatctccctgtacaactcctccatctaa